The following nucleotide sequence is from Euleptes europaea isolate rEulEur1 chromosome 3, rEulEur1.hap1, whole genome shotgun sequence.
tgaacacatgaagctgccttatactgaatcagacccttggtccatcaagatcagtattgtctactcagaccggcagcgactctccaggatctcaggatgaggtctttcacatcacctacttgcccagtccctttaactggagatgccggggattgaacctagaccttctgcatgccaagcagaggctctaccccgaGACACAgctcctctccatggctctccagggtctcaggcaggggtctttcacatcgcctacttgcctagtccctttaactggagatgccggggattgaacctgggaccttctgcgtaccaagcagaggctccaccactgagccactgaccaCTCTTCCATTTCTGCCATTTCATTCTTCTTTAGCTCCATAAATGCCCAGGGGGTGCCCAAAGCTCACCACTTATCTTGCCTCTTGTCTTTTAtatgggcggggggcggggggatatAAATCATCTACTAACAGTACAGAAGGGAGTCTTATTAAATGTGATGGTATTTCATTGCACTTTAGCAGACTGATAATGACATATTGAAAATCCAGTTAATTCCAGAGAATCCACAGTTAAGTTCCATCaagcacccaccccaccccactccggCAATTCTGTGACTTTCAAAGCACCAAAATGTTTTTGCTTGCAAACCAGACGGCACTTTCAACAGTAAAACACTAGATGGTGCTTCGCTCCCATGGTTCTGGCATTCACAGAAACCAGGTTTTATTTATGTGcgattacctttttttttttttttttttttttgggataaatttttattgtgtttttatgggatacagaaggaaaaacagggagggagggaagttttgcatccgtttgcaatatACAGTATTATCTCAGTCAATAATATACATGCATAAAATAGAAAATATGCTTGCTACAACTGATTCAATATATTGGTTTCTGTCCTGTTCTTACTTGATTAAGAAGCAATCAGATATATTCTTAAACATATTAGACAGCcactaacatggggggggggagaataaaaataaaatagcgtTATAGATATACCATAGTTTCAATTTCTCCAAAGATTAATCATTATTAAGGTAAACCAGATGTATTTATACAAAAAGAATAGTGTTATAGATATACCATAGTTTCAATTTCTCTAAAGGTTGATCATTATTAAGGTAAACCATACGAATTTCtacatgaagaaaacatctacTCACATGAAAAAGGAATTAAGATAAATCTAAGTGTGATTATCTTGACAGGCCTGTAATGAATGCAATTGATAAAACCTCTGTGTCGAGTCAGAGACAGAACAACCAAGACATTTCAACTAACTGCAGGAATTTGGGGAAAGGTTTCAACTTGGCATCGACTTGATATGCCTTTTTGCAGCCAAAACACCAGTAtaaattctccccccccttttttttccacaTCAATTTTTATTGATAGAAACAAAAATAGTGACGTCTGATTTTGGTCGTACGCAGAGATCGGTTTTCTGGAATGTTTGGGATTTTGCTGGTGATGGGCCAGAGCCGGAGCGGATGGATTGATCACGGTTTCTTGGGTCACCCGCTGGTTGGGGACGACATCGCTTGTTCGGGGCAGGCCTGAGCCAGGCCGCCAATGAGGTTCAAGAATTCGCCAAAGTCCAGCTGGCCGTCGCAGTTCATGTTGAGTTTCTTCATCATGCGGTCCAGGACGCCTGGGTCCTTCTGGTTCTTTGTGAAAGATCCCAGAACTGTGTTCATGAAGGTCAGGAACTCCTTTTTGGAGAGGGAACAAGCGTTTCCATCGCGGCCGGCATAGCGCTGGAGCACGGCCAGCAGCGACTCGATGCAGCGTTCGGTTTCTGTTGGGCCGGCGGTGTACTTCGATGACATTTCTGGTGGATCACAGCTGCGGGCTCACGCCAGTATAAATTCATAGGGCAAAATAATATAAATAGAACCTTAAGAGTGAAAATAAAAatcagtgagtagggttgccaggtcactgctggccactggtgggaactTTAGGGAGGGAGGTACAAGGGCGGCAATCTGTGTcccctgtgtgatgacatcactttggggaggggctgtggctcaggggtagagcctttgctttgcatgcagaaggtcccaggttcaatacccggcatctccagttaaaaggaccaggtgggaggtgatgtgaaagacttcagcctgagaccctggagaactgctgccagtctgagtagacaactctgaccttgatggaccaagggtctgattctctataaagcagcttcacatgGTCATGTAATTGAATGCCACgcacagaagggaggggctgtggctcagtgatagagcatcttcttggcatgcagaaggtcccaggttcaatccccagcatctccagttaaagggattaggcaagtaggtgatgtgaaagacctccaccggagaccctggagagcctctgccagtctgagtagacaatactgactttgatggaccaagggtctgattcagtataaggcagcttcatgtgttcacttctgGCTTGATGCAGAAACACCGGCATTGCACTGGAGGGATGCTCTAACACTTGCCCCAAAGATCTATGgttcccatagagtttttggggtgAGTGCTAGAACGTCCTCCCAGTGTAATTCTGGTGCTTCTGCATCAAGGTGGAAGTGACATTATAGCACAGGGGACACAGATCACTCCTCCCTGTTCCGACAGCCCActtccacccactgaccagctAAACGTCGGCTAGCGGCACCACAAACCGGCGGGCAATTTTCCACTATTAGCAGGCAGCTGGGAACCATATCAGTGAGGTAGTCAAgataaagggcagggtttggagaggggagggacttcagtgccatagagtccaattgccaaagcggccattttctccaggggaactgagctctatcggctagagatcagttgtaatagcaggagatctccagccagtacctggaggctggaaaacaaaatagacacctctaTACAATTATCTAAAGATGAGAAAtacagtataggaatagctgtaaccAATACCAACAAAATTATGGCTATATAatgacagtatgtggtaatatacccaccaacatccTATATTTACAACAAagacatgtatttatttcaacACACATAGAATTATAATCAGAATCATATATTCAAtattcctataaaaggtaagtattgtATTAATTCAATATAATTGAAGTGTCCTTTGTGATGtatatcttttcttttgcagcagctgattggtagaaggagaaaacgatcgtttcaaggcccAAAGGCCAatttttcttcagttcttcctatataatacaataaataaagctcCTTGATAGTcataaatatctttaaaaattatttcatatcaaaactgcaataaataacaattcaacactcacaacaataaatacataaaaattccCTCATATACTTACAAAGGtacgtcctatgcaattactcATCATCATACATAGTATCAGGTTTCCTCCGAATAACCACTtaattttaagaatttaaaagaACGGACTCAGATTTCAAATTCAAATTGCGCTCATTTTCTAATTGCAATactaaatattgtatttattgtttaatttgtcCCTGCCAACTCATTTACGTTGGCTCTAGCATAAGGCCAATTAAAGCACGGATTTTAGAGCACAGATCTAGAATAAGGGCAGGGTTAACTACAGCCCCGGTtgtcgaccattttttaaaattaaaacataatgAGAATGAGCTAAGATTCTTTGTAATTTGGCGTTTACAAGGTAACATATTTAATAGAAGTGacaatgaaagaatccttagacgcAAGGAAGCATATTTTATACATGTTCTGAATACCATGGCCCCTCATGGTTTAAACTTGGAGAACGATCTGTCATGCTTTCTGTaaatatacactgtcactttaagaatctggCTCACAGGCTATGTACATCAGCTGTATCAAGGAGCGAACACCggagagctatttaggtaactagcTTGCATCATTGTAATAACGCCATTGGGATCGTTACCGGAGTGGACTGATTCCTTGCACTTACCCAGTCTGGGACGTACTGTATATTatatccataaatggttattcgGAGGAAACCTGATACTATGTATGATGATgagtaattgcataggacgtatCTTTGTAAGTATATGAGggaatttttatgtatttattgttgtgagtgttgaattgttatttattgcagttttgatatgaaataatttttaaagatatttatgACTATCAAGgagctttatttattgtattatataggaagaactgaagaaaaatTGGCCTTTgggccttgaaacgatcgttttctccttctaccaatcagctgctgcaaaagaaaagatataCATCACAAAGGACACTTCAATTATATTGAATTAATacaatacttaccttttataggaataTTGAATATATGATTCTGATTATAATTCTATGTGTgttgaaataaatacatgtctTTGTTGTAAATATAggatgttggtgggtatattaccacatactgtcatTATATAGCCATAATTTTGTTGGTATTGgttacagtacctggaggctggcaaccctagctcacagaGGAACAGGCCCTGGGACTCCTGACAGATATGACTCTTGAGGGTGGTGACAACAGGAATGGTTAATATGAGAACTTTCTTCCATCCCAAAAGAATTGTCTGTTACAAATGGATCCAGATTTGTGAGTTCACACCTTCACAGCCCCATTTTGGTTTGTGATTAGGCTTATTATTTGCCTGCTTCAGTTTGGCATCTTCCTGGCTGATGGCCCATTCTTCCACCCATTCTTGTGTTTTGGCGGGTAGAAgaactgagggtgtgtgtggaaatgaTCTCATGCAATGCACCAACATAACTTCCAGGTGAAAACCTGGGTATGATGTCAGTGCGTCAGGTGATGTTCTGGAATTTCCTCTCAACCTTTGTGGTATTACCTTTCCCTAGAtctaacagccactggctatccatcaatcacttcacactttaaaaaggggaaatgaaatttaatttttccttgacactataaagagaaaagttgccacatctctcacgcaactgaccgatctatttgacagcagataacgcagtatccgcttctcagaaagtgtctttagctgttttatccaggcaatattttgtgcaatattactttgtgaacatgctaaaacaatgtgagcTAGGGActctatttgatccggacaaaatgggcactttggttcttctgcagtaattttattgtgtCGCCCTTGTGTCTTGGTTGAGCCTAgagcattacatctcgccaataagaaagctcgtctgaacttatgCATTTCTAACCAgctgaaaccacagagtttttgtggGAAGTCCAGAATGTCACCTGACATGCTGATgacacttccaggttttcaccaTAAAGTGACATGGGCATGTCCTGTGACATCATTCCCACCCCGTGCCCTGCATCCTAGGGGTACCAGGCAGCAGGCTCCCAGGGGCGCCTAAAGCTGGCGGGAGTGCCAGGCAGCAGGGCCTGATAACCCTACGTGTGACAGAAAGACATTGATCTGGGTAACTGTAACTGAGGTCACATGAATATTCATATCACTTGGTTTTTCTCTCCTGGATTACTGTCTTCTGGAAGTGAACTGGCAAAATGCTGAGGCGGTCAAATGTCCAGTATCGCTTCAGACTGCAGGGGAAAGATTACGTATTTCAGAGTTCCCCTCTATAATTCATTCTCCATAAGAAGCAAACGATCAGAGGCTATGGAGAGCTACATTCGAACTATTCTCTTTGATGTGCCTTTTCATAATCTGCAGGGAGGTTTTACATGCAGGAGGGTTAAAAatgtgacccccaccccaccaccaccaccccgaactGCAGTGGAACAGCCCCTTCTATCCCCTCAGAATTTATTtcacacatttttatcccacccttccttcaaggaacttGGGGCACAGTACCTGGTTCTTCCactctccattttatgctcacaaagatcctgtgagataagttagacTGTAAGAGaacgattggcccaaggtcaaccagtgagtttcatggtcaGCAGGGATTTCAGCCTGGGGTTCCCTGTGCCTAATCTAacagtatatagggttgccaggtccctttgctccaccagcaggagctttgcagGGGCGTGGCTGGAGGCGTGTGATACACATGCGCACCCTGCACAACATGCGTGCCCCCAACACAATGTGccgacgtcacttccgggtttgcccGGAAGCGACACGGACGCTCAAGCAATCTCCATCGCAACTCAATGGTTTTCATAGCGTTTCGCCAGAGGTTGCTTGAGTGTctgcgtcgcttccaggtaaacacAGAAACTATGTCGCCGTGCACGCACATCGCACACCTCCCCCTCTACCTAGCTTTCTTTCGCCtgttgaccctcagctggttggtgggcagcccccCACCGGGCAATTGGTAAGCCTACCAGTATACCGTGACAACCCTCAGAACTCTGCAACGTCAATCTGCTGCACGTAGGTTAGGACTTAACGTCGAGTCCTACTATTCATTCCAGTGTATGGAAAAGAGGAGACCTCTATCTGCTTGAACTTCTGAGGCCTCCAATCCCTTACTACTCTGAAGAATCAATCTGGCAACTAAGATTTACCATTGTTCTCTCAAGGACAACAAGGATGGATCCGCCACCCACTCAATCCTCCCTCGGCAGCCGTGGCTTTCTCTGTGAAGAAAATGAGCACTCTTTTGCTCCAGCCATAGCTTGCGATAACAACCAGCTTCTCGACAACAATAGCTCAGCAGTGAAGTACAAGCTAATGTAGGCGCTTTAGCTTTTTCTCCCAGAGAGAACGTCAAGCAGACTCCATTAAATTTCCTTTGCCCCACCAACTGTTGAAGAGCCTTAAGTACAGGAGCAATGAGAATGACAAGCAGTAGGAAGAAGACCACCTATCAATATGGCGGAATGAGTGTCTCAACTGGGACTTGATAATGGGCAGCTATTCTACACTGTGGTATGGTGATCAGAATGTATCCTCTTGGGCAAACTGTCTACCTTGTAATTCCAGATGGGTTGACATGTCAGTCTGTAGCACCACAATAAagcgagagtagggttgccagcctccaggtggggccttgagatctcctggaattacaactggtcaccagactacagagatgagttcccctggaggccaTGGCAACttgggagggcagactctatggcattataccccacagaggtccctcccttccccaaaccctaccttctccaggctttgcccccaaatctccaagaattttccaacctggagttggcaaccctagtcatagaatcataaaatcatagagttggaagggaccaccagggtcatctagtccaaccccctgcacaatgcaagaaattccaaattacctcccgccccacacccccagtgacccatactctatgcccagaagatggccaaggtgccctccctctcatgatctgcctaaagtcatagaatcagcattgctgacagatggccatctagcctcttcttaaaaacatccagggaaggagaacttaccacctcccgaggaagcctgttccaccgaggaactgctctgttagaaagttcttcctagtcCAGTGGTATCttagagtgtgtgtgtttttttaaatcccagaATAAGCTTTCACAAGAGAGCTAACTTCATTCAAGGCATTAGAATGTCCATTCAATGGAGAATACATTAAGTCTGACATTTTCCAGCATAAAGTTTCAAAAATCATAGCTCACTTCATCAGCTGGGTTGATGTTTTTGTTTCCGGAAAGATGGTGGGGAGGATGTGACAGAGAGTGGCTGGTTTAAAACAAGATCCTGTGAAAAGAGTTCCCTTTGAGTGGATGAGAGCCACTCCCAAGTATTACTAGACAAAGTAGGATTCATCtatcatctgcactggctccagctggaatactgGATcaagtttaaggtgctggttatgatctttaaagccttacatggtctgggaccctcatatttgcgggactgcctctcctggtatgcttcCCAGAGAAGGTTAAGATCATCTAACactaatttgctggtggtccccggcccgagacgtagggttgccaacctccaggtaatagctggagatctcctgctattacaactgatctccagccgataagagttcagttcacctggagaaaatggccactttggcaattggactctatggcatcaaagtccctcccctccccaaaccctgccagctctgcctcaaaaacctcccgccggtggcgaagagggacctggcaaccctaccaagaagtgtctggcttagggttgccaggtccctctttgccattggcgggaggttttggggtggagactgaggagggcggggtttggggaagggagggactttaatgccatagagtccaattgccaaagtggccattttctccaggggaactgatctcttttcgactggagatcagttgtaacagcaggagatctccagctagtacctggaggctggcaaccctagtctagctggcctcgactagggccagggctttttctgccctggccccggcctgatggaatagcctctctagtgagaccagggccctgcgggacattGTAAAACACAACTGTTCcatcaggcctatggttgaggtcagctgtGGTTCTACTATAAATGCCTGCCTCCCTTCTTTACCCGCTGCTGCCGAATAACTGCCTGCAGGCCAAATACTGTGGCCTTATATGACAATGCTATGCACCATTTGTAATTCTGATTTCAGTATGCTGGGGGGGTTTCAATTTAtagttttatgtgattttatagtTCTGTTGTAGTTTGATAGtttatgtgagccgctctgagcccggcttgccgggataGAGCGGGTTATAACCATGGAAgatgtctaaataaataattaataaaatctAGTCCGCGATAACCAGATATGATAGGAAGTTACACCAGGTGTAGCTGAGCTAATTGACTTCCTCATAGAGGGTCACACTGTAGTTAGCAGAATGCCACCTTCAGCAATGGAGTGCATGTACTTGAACACAGCTGGAGAATCACTCGCAAAATCCAGATCAGACAAGCTGACAATAAAATTTCTTACAAATAATTATTTGCCTTGTTGATTGAAATGGGGGCAGGATCATCAGGTAGTGTTCCGAGTCTGCCAGTCTCCTGAAGAGCAGGGACTTATCCTGCCAACCACAGCATGGCAAGGTCTACAGCACAAGGTCAGTAGCCTTGCAAACTGGTTGAGCCAACAAAGCTCCCTGCCTAACCCTCTGCTGAAatagggtggggggaagcagaccCAGCTGTTCTgaaggccactttgagacttcacCTAGCTAGGTCCTAATGGGCCAGAATCCTGAAGGGGACTGAGACAGCCTGAAGCAATGGTCTGGCTCAGTGGCTGGAGACCGGGCTTCTAACCTGGCACTGTGTCTTCTTTCAGCTGCATCTTGTGGCATTTctgagtgacactctaggaatttcccctaatctctatggtaaggaTCACAGAGACATAAGGAAAATCTTAGAGCATCatagttgtggccatttttttctcccactcctcagtttcttgagggtgggggattaggttgccaactgccaggtagtagcaggagatctcctgctaattcaattgatctccagccgatagagatcagatcgcctggagaaaaatggccgctttggcaatttaactctatggcattgaagtccctcccctccccaaaccccgccctcttcagactccgcccccaaaatctcctgccggttgcgaagagggacctggcaaccctaattgggaccGAGGGCAGGGCAGGCGATTGGAAAGCTTATCGTCAGCGATAAAACTGCTTCAGGGACCACCAGGTGGCAATCTATGGCACAGTCATGGATTGGCGAGTGCCTCGGTCCCTTCTCCAGACATCAGTCCTGTGACCACAGAGGTCTATGTGCAAGGCCCACTTATCGCAACATCATTTAAGCCCGCACCACGGCAATGAAATTTGCAACCTGAAGTTGTTTCCTTCAAAAAACGGCCTCCCTGCTGGGAGCAGTGTGGCAGCTGGTGTTGCCGGGTCTAGCACCTACTTCTCGGGATGCTGAAGTATCTGTGCGCTGAACTGAACAGCTTTCAGGAGCCCTTTAGCGGCTTCCTGAATACCTCTTGAGTGGCCATCCTGCAGGATCAAGCTCCAGGTCTCGGCACCTCTTTAAATGCAAATGTtgtttgccttcccccccccttccaagtgagagcaagagagagacagagaagtggGAGGCCCACTTCACACCGGCGGCTAATAAATGGATGTTTACCCGGCTCTGAAGAAGCTCATAGGAGCAGCCAACCCTTCAACTTTTGTGCAGCACATCCTAGAGACCCCAGGCAACCTTGTTTCTTGTGCTAGAGATGGCCAGTTTACGACATCTAGGGACCTTTTTAGGGCCCCGAGGCCCCGACCAGCCCGCTTCATAATAAACTTGACCCCGTGGTTGTGCATTAAGAGCTCCACACTTGTAGAACTCAGAAGTAGCCTGATGTATTCATATGCAGAAGTACATATTCGTTACAAAATCTGAAAGGATTTAAATGATGCTCACAGGCCTCTTAGGGGTACCAGGTCCCTTTCGCcaccggcatgaggtttttggggctgagcctgaggacggcgggagtgctagagcgtcccccccagtgtgatgctggtgcttccgCATCAAGGTGGAAGTGACGTTATCGCACAGGGGACACAGATCACTCCTCCCTGTTTCGACAGCCCGCTTCCACCCAATGACCAGCTAAATGTCGGCGGGCTGCAGCACAAACCGGCGGGCGATTTCCCACTATTAGCAGGCAGCTAAGAACCATATCAGTGAATTAGTCAAgataaagggcagggtttggagaggggagggtcttcagtgccatagagtccaattgccaaagaggtcattttctccaggggaactgatctctatcggctggagatcagttgtaacagcaggagatctccagctagtacctggtggctggtaaccctacagctGCTAGAGTCACAAAATGAAGTACATTCACtcctgcctagggttgtcagcttctaGGTGGTaggtgaagatctcctgggattacaactgctctccaggcaatggagatcagttcacctggagaaaatggccactttggaaggtggactctatgggagttgggaatgttcagtctggagaagaggaggttgaggggagacatgattactctcttgaagtatttgatgGGCTGAcactaagaggagggcagggaactattcctgttggcagtagaggttaggactcacaataatgggtttaaattcagGGTgaaaagataccagctggataataggggggaaatttttacagtaagagttattcgacagtggaatcagctccctagggaggtggtgagctccccctcacaggcagtctttaagcagaggctggacaaacacttgccagggatgctctaagctgatcctgcagtggactagatgacctgtatggccccttccgactctatgattctattataccccactgaattccttcccctccccaaactccatactcctcaggccccgcctccaaaatctccaggtgtttcccatcccagaagaaaaagaagagttgttttttatatgccgatgttctctaccacttaaggcagaatcaaaccagcttacagtcaccttcccttcccctccccacaacagacaccctgtgagtataCTTAAATATATAACAGGTTAGACCAATACATTCCACATAAACAGCAATCAAACGGTTACCACAACCGAAAGTATCTTTCTTACTGAAATGTAATACAACACGTGGACACAAGCGGGATTCAACACACTTTCCTTGCTTAGGAACTGAGATCATAGAACGTTATACTTTGGAGAAAAGaaatctcaccaccaccaccccgacacacacacaccaaatgaaCATGAGTACATAACTCCATAAGATGGAAAATAAGTGGAGGCGCTCAAAAGCAAAAGTGTCTCTTTACTCTTAGAAAATAGTTGCAGCCATGATGGAATACCTATTCCatctattctctttagtatcagagatggctattatattaggtgaagtggaacacaggcaggatggtgctgctgcagccgtcttgtttgtggcttcctagaggcacctggttggccactgtgtggacagcctgctggacttgatgggccttggtctgatccaagtctgatcttggtctgatcttggtctgatgttcttatggaaaGTAGACTGAATTGTTATAATAAGTATTGTTGTTGTAGTTAACTCAGTTCCTAAGCAAGGAAAGTGTGTTGAATCGCGCTTGTGTCAACGTGTTCTATTACATTTCAGTAAGAAAGATACTTTCGGCTGTTGTAATCCCCAATAGCATTCATTAATGGATTGTGTGGAATGCTCCGGGTGGATCACCGTTCACCTGGCAGTTAGCAAGCCTATGAACTCCTGATCTGAAAATGTCTGAAGGTGGTATTGCACTCGGCTATGTGGGGTGATTTCCTGGTCTTCTGAACTCCCAATCTGAAAATGTCCAAAGGCTGTATAGCCCTGGGCTGTAGGGGTGGATTTCCTGATCTTCTGAACTCCCATTCTG
It contains:
- the LOC130475657 gene encoding protein S100-A11-like; its protein translation is MSSKYTAGPTETERCIESLLAVLQRYAGRDGNACSLSKKEFLTFMNTVLGSFTKNQKDPGVLDRMMKKLNMNCDGQLDFGEFLNLIGGLAQACPEQAMSSPTSG